The following DNA comes from Deferribacterota bacterium.
GAATACCAATATTTATCATTGATATATATTTGTAATATGCTCAGAGATCAGAGGTAAATGCTCGCTGATATAGTGTGTAGCCTATAAACAAATTTTACTTAATATCGGAAGATCCGATGATAAGCGATAAACAGATTTTCAATTTATCTGCTTATAAAGCTTCTTTTTTCTTCTGGAGATAGCGAACAAGTCCCAAGACATTCGTCCATGGTGGGTTTGTCAATTCGTATATAGCCAACATCTCCTCATTCAAATGAAGAGATTTAAATTCCTCTCGAAAAAACTCTTCGAAGCGATCTATCAACTCTTGCTGAGTAAGTCCACCTTTCATACCTTCGCGTATAAAGCGTGTATAGCTTATAAGACGCCCCTTGAGCGCTGCTAGGTGTTCCTGGACATCATCAAATGGGCCAA
Coding sequences within:
- a CDS encoding MBL fold metallo-hydrolase, translated to TPGHAIHHLAYMVDGAVICGDIGGVRFNKGPAIPPCPPPDINIKDWIHSIERLSALRLSKLFLTHFGPFDDVQEHLAALKGRLISYTRFIREGMKGGLTQQELIDRFEEFFREEFKSLHLNEEMLAIYELTNPPWTNVLGLVRYLQKKKEAL